The nucleotide sequence GGGCAGCGGCCAGCAGCCAGCAGCCTGCCGCCCCCATCGCGAATACGGCGAAGCGCGGCTCTCGGCTGGTGTACTGCGTGGTCTGGATCGCGCCCACGGCGGCGCGGTCGATGTCGCCGACGGCCTGCAGCAGGCTGCGCTCGTCGCGCGCGACGTAGTAGCGGCCGCCCGTCTTCTCGACCGCCGCCTGCCACTTCGCGTCGGGAATGCCGTCGCCGAACGCCTTGCCGTAGTTCGTGCGCACGAAGTACAGCGGGATCTTGTTGTCCACCGCCGACTTGAGGATGTCGTCCAGGCTGCGCCCGTTCACGAGCGACGTCGTGTCCTCGCCGTCGGTGAAGATCACCATGAGGTTCCCCGACGCCTCGAGGAACTGGAACGCCTTGAAGATCTCGATGCTCTGGTCCAGGGCGCTGGCGATCACGGTGCCCGGATCCGGGAACATCGAGAACTCCACGGGATCGCCGATGAGGCTGATGCTCAGGAGCAGGTTGTCGTAGTCGCTGGTGAACGGCGTGATCACGTACGCCCGATCGCCGAACTCGATGAGCGCCATCAGGTCGCGGTACCGTCCGGCCCGACGCAGCTCGACGAAGCGCTTCGCGGCCTCCACCGTGGTGAAGAACGCCGGCTCGGTCGCGCTCCGGGTATTCAATGTCTCGGCCGTGAACCACGACGTCATGCTGTCGGACGCGTCGATCATCAGCGCGATGCGGCGGCCCGGATAGGTCACGGTGCCGGTGGTGAGCGCCGAGTACGGATCGGCCAGCGCCAGGAGGGCCAGCGGCACGCCGAGGCCCGCCAGGACGAGCGGTGCGTGGCGCACCCAGGCGAGGCGCGAGGCGCGGACGCGCAGGACCGCCGGCACCGCCACCGCGTCCCGCCAGGGGCGAACGCCGCGCGCCAGGCGCCAGGCCACGACGACGAGCGCCAGCCCGACCAGGGCGCCGGCGGCGAGCAGGGGCTCTTCGCGGTAGGCGAACTGGACCCCATCGCCGACGGCCCGCCAGTCGCCGAGGAGTCGCGCCGCGAAGGCCCGCAGCGGCTCGACACTCATCAGAACTCCAGCGTGGGTGTGCCCGCGGCGTCCGTCCGGCGCCAGGGGCGCCAGGCGAGCAGCCGCTCCCGGGCCGTGTCGCGCGCCACGTCGCGGACGGCGCGGACCGCCTCGTCGACGCCGGCGGCCGGCGCGTCCCCCGCGGCCTCCCGCGTGAACTGCGCCCGCGCCAGGATGTCCAGCGCGTCGCGGAGCCGTTCGAGCGAGGCCCGCTCGCCAGCGCCGGCGCCGGGCCCCAGTGCGTCGATCGCGCGAGCGACGTCGCCCGCGGTGGCCGACGCCGTGACGGCGCTTCGTGACCGCCGGAGTCCGTGCTGCATGACGAGGCGTCCCTCCGGGGCGGCCTCGCCGCGCGAGAGACGCCGCTGCCGGACGCCGCGGCCGAGGCGAGCGCCCGCCACGAGCCGGGCGGTCGCGTGCGCGTCCCTGACCGCCTCGGCCGGCCAGCCGCCCGCCGCCGCGCGCGCCAGCTGGTCGAGGTGCGCGGCCGCCCAGAGCAGGACGGCCCGGTCCGAGGCGAGCCCGGGCGTGCCCACGCGGGCCCGCCGCACCCGGCCGGCCACCGGGACCAGCGCCGCGACGACGGTCACGCCGGCCAGCGCGGCCAGGACGGTGCCCGTCGTGCGATACGCATCCGCCCGGAACCGGAGGGCCGCGATCTCGCCGAGGCTCGCCGCCGATCCGTCGCGGATGTCCGAGGCTTCGCCCGGCACCTGGCCGACGATCCGGATCGGCGTCTGCGGCATGAGCTGTGTCAGGTCGCGGCCCGCCATCGCGGTGCCGCCTCCCATGCGGCTCTCCACCCGGTACGGGATGAGGAGCGGCGGCAGGCGGACGTCGCGGCCGATGGCGGTCGGCTCGAGCATCCGGAGCTGGTAGACGTACTGGAAGATACGGCGCGAGCCGGCCCGGATGTCGGCCGGGTGCGTGCCGCCGACGATCTCCCACGGCGCCATCTGCACGGCCGCCACGGTCAGGCGGGTCTCGTCGGGCACGGCCCGGGCGGCCTCGCTCTCGAGCGCCGAGCACGTCAGGATCACGTCGACGACCTCGCCGATGTGGATGGCGCCCTTCGAGGCGCGCCACCAGCACTGCAGCGGCACCTCCCGCCCGGGATCCGGGGCCGCGGCCCCGGCGGGCCGTGTCTGGGCGCCAGCCGCGGCCGCGGACACCAGGAGGGCCAGCACGGCGCCGATCGGGAGACTCCGGCCCGTCATCGTGCCACCTTCCGCAGCCGCCGCTCGGCCACGAACTCGGCCAGGGCGAGTTCGTCCATCGCCGGGGTGCCGCCGAGGCGGACCACGTCCAGATCGGCGGCGCGCGCGGCCGCGCACACCTCGTCCTGCCACGCCCGCGCCCGGTCGGCGAGCGCGCGGTAGGCCCGGCGGGACACGATGCGCGCGCCGCCGTGCTCGACGTCGCGGACCGAGATCCAGCCCGACGAGAGGCGGCCGGGGTGAAAGGCCAGGGCGCTGTCGACGACGACGAGGAACACGTCGTGCACGACGTTCACCGAGACGAGCTCGCGCACGAACTGGTGCGCGTCGTCGAACAGGAAGTCCGAGATGACGGGCACGAGCGCCGCCGTGCGCAGGCTGCCCGAGAGCGCCGCCGCGACGGTGGTCCCGGCCACCGGCTCGAGCCCCCGGCGCGCCTCGTAGGCCTCGAGACAGTGGACCACGTGCCCCCGCCCCGTGCGCGGCGCGATGCCCGACACGGCGCTGAACCCGCGGTCGAACGCGAGGAGGCCGAAGCGGTCCTGGAAGAACGCCGCCGACAGCCCGATGGTCGCCAGCGCCCGGGCCACGACGGCCGCCAGCGGTGCGCCGTCCACGCCGCACCGGGTCGACAGCGACGCGTCGGCCACGGCCAGCACCGTCGCGGAGCTGGGCTGATCGAACTCGCGGACGATCAGGGGCGCGAAGTTGGTGATCGTGGACTGCGGCCAGTCGATGGCCGAGAAGCGATCGCCGGCCTGCCAGTCGCGCAGGCCGACGAAATCGAACCCGTGTCCGTCGGCCCGGCTCCGGTGGTCGCCGGTCGTGCCACCGGCGAGGCGCTTCAGGATGAGCAGCTCGATCTTCGCGATGTGGTTGAGATCGACGAGCGACGTCGCCGCCGGCGCGTGATGGTTCATGGAATCGGCACCTCGGCCACGACGTCGTCGATGACGGCCTCGGCGGTCAGTCCATGGGCGGCGGCGTGGGGGCCCAGCCAGATGCGGTGGCCGAGCACGAAGGGGGCGAGGGCCTGGATGTCCTCCGGGTACACCTCGTCGCGGCCGCCGATGAGCAGCGCCCACGTCTTTGCCAGGCGGCTCCAGCAGATGATGGCCCGGGGCGAGGCGCCCAGATCCACGCCGCGTTCCACGAGGTCGGACGGCGAGCGGTCGAGCCAGT is from Vicinamibacterales bacterium and encodes:
- a CDS encoding VWA domain-containing protein, which produces MSVEPLRAFAARLLGDWRAVGDGVQFAYREEPLLAAGALVGLALVVVAWRLARGVRPWRDAVAVPAVLRVRASRLAWVRHAPLVLAGLGVPLALLALADPYSALTTGTVTYPGRRIALMIDASDSMTSWFTAETLNTRSATEPAFFTTVEAAKRFVELRRAGRYRDLMALIEFGDRAYVITPFTSDYDNLLLSISLIGDPVEFSMFPDPGTVIASALDQSIEIFKAFQFLEASGNLMVIFTDGEDTTSLVNGRSLDDILKSAVDNKIPLYFVRTNYGKAFGDGIPDAKWQAAVEKTGGRYYVARDERSLLQAVGDIDRAAVGAIQTTQYTSREPRFAVFAMGAAGCWLLAAALRLGLPVFSSFP
- a CDS encoding DUF58 domain-containing protein, producing MNHHAPAATSLVDLNHIAKIELLILKRLAGGTTGDHRSRADGHGFDFVGLRDWQAGDRFSAIDWPQSTITNFAPLIVREFDQPSSATVLAVADASLSTRCGVDGAPLAAVVARALATIGLSAAFFQDRFGLLAFDRGFSAVSGIAPRTGRGHVVHCLEAYEARRGLEPVAGTTVAAALSGSLRTAALVPVISDFLFDDAHQFVRELVSVNVVHDVFLVVVDSALAFHPGRLSSGWISVRDVEHGGARIVSRRAYRALADRARAWQDEVCAAARAADLDVVRLGGTPAMDELALAEFVAERRLRKVAR